One Streptomyces hundungensis DNA segment encodes these proteins:
- a CDS encoding ABC transporter ATP-binding protein, with product MTIPAQSKGAVVTRSGSSGEVAPGEVLLKVSGLQKHFPIRSGLLKRQTGSVKAVDGLDFDVRSGETLGVVGESGCGKSTMGRLITRLLEPTGGTVEFEGRDITHLGVRGMRPMRRDVQMIFQDPYSSLNPRHTVGGIISAPFKLQGVEPEGGVKKEVQRLLEVVGLNPEHYNRYPHEFSGGQRQRIGIARALALKPKLVVADEPVSALDVSIQAQVVNLLDDLQQELGLTYVIIAHDLSVIRHVSDRIAVMYLGKIVELADRRSLYAAPMHPYTKALMSAVPVPDPKRRGTKSERILLKGDVPSPISPPSGCRFHTRCWKATEICTTREPVLVELKPGQRVACHHPENAPDQAPGEAVLPEARESIEVVTIGAAASEAVESEPAAEAATEPEAATEPEAAAKSEPAVKSEPAVKPDPAAKPSTGAKVKAEAADGEGKAGASEAGVKDAPASEAGSSEAGSEGTAQESTDK from the coding sequence GTGACGATTCCCGCCCAGAGCAAGGGTGCGGTCGTGACCAGGAGCGGGTCTTCCGGCGAGGTGGCTCCCGGCGAGGTCCTGCTCAAGGTCAGCGGACTTCAGAAGCACTTCCCGATCCGCAGCGGCCTGCTGAAGCGCCAGACCGGCTCGGTCAAGGCCGTCGACGGCCTCGACTTCGACGTGCGCTCCGGTGAGACGCTCGGCGTGGTCGGCGAGTCCGGCTGCGGCAAGTCGACCATGGGCCGGCTGATCACCCGGCTGCTCGAACCGACCGGTGGCACCGTCGAGTTCGAGGGGCGCGACATCACCCACCTCGGGGTGCGCGGTATGCGGCCGATGCGCCGCGACGTCCAGATGATCTTCCAGGACCCGTACTCCTCGCTCAACCCGCGGCACACCGTGGGCGGCATCATCTCGGCCCCCTTCAAGCTCCAGGGCGTCGAGCCCGAGGGCGGGGTCAAGAAGGAGGTGCAGCGCCTCCTGGAGGTCGTGGGGCTCAACCCCGAGCACTACAACCGCTATCCGCACGAGTTCTCCGGCGGCCAGCGCCAGCGCATCGGCATCGCCCGGGCGCTCGCGCTCAAGCCGAAGCTGGTCGTGGCGGACGAGCCGGTCTCGGCGCTCGACGTGTCGATCCAGGCGCAGGTGGTCAACCTCCTCGACGACCTCCAGCAGGAGCTCGGCCTGACCTATGTGATCATCGCGCACGACCTGTCGGTCATCCGGCACGTGTCGGACCGGATCGCGGTCATGTACCTCGGCAAGATCGTCGAGTTGGCCGACCGCAGGTCGCTTTACGCGGCGCCGATGCACCCGTACACCAAGGCGCTGATGTCGGCGGTGCCGGTGCCGGATCCCAAGCGGCGCGGCACGAAGAGCGAGCGGATCCTGCTCAAGGGCGACGTCCCCTCGCCGATCTCGCCGCCGAGCGGCTGCCGCTTCCACACCCGGTGCTGGAAGGCGACCGAGATCTGCACGACGCGGGAGCCGGTGCTCGTGGAGCTGAAGCCGGGCCAGCGGGTGGCCTGCCACCACCCGGAGAACGCGCCGGACCAGGCCCCGGGCGAGGCGGTCCTGCCGGAGGCCCGGGAGTCCATCGAGGTCGTCACGATCGGCGCGGCGGCATCTGAGGCGGTGGAGTCGGAGCCGGCAGCCGAGGCGGCGACCGAGCCCGAGGCGGCGACGGAGCCCGAGGCGGCGGCCAAGTCCGAACCGGCCGTGAAGTCGGAGCCCGCGGTGAAGCCGGACCCGGCGGCGAAGCCCTCGACGGGGGCCAAGGTCAAGGCCGAGGCCGCGGACGGCGAAGGCAAAGCCGGGGCGAGCGAGGCCGGGGTGAAGGATGCCCCTGCGAGCGAGGCCGGTTCCAGTGAGGCCGGGTCGGAAGGCACCGCTCAGGAGTCAACCGACAAGTAG
- a CDS encoding ABC transporter ATP-binding protein, translating to MTDLNKTGAAVGEPVAGERPSDAFLDVRDLKVHFPTDDGLVKSVDGLSFSLEKGKTLGIVGESGSGKSVTSMGIMGLHTTGQYGKRKAQISGEIWLNGKELLSADPEEVRKLRGRDMAMIFQDPLSALHPYFTIGKQIVEAYRVHHDVDKKAARTRAIEMLDRVGIPQPDKRVDSYPHEFSGGMRQRAMIAMSLVNNPDLLIADEPTTALDVTVQAQILDLIRDLQKEFGSAVIIITHDLGVVAELADDILVMYGGRCVERGPAEKVFYEPRHPYTWGLLGSMPRIDREETERLIPVKGSPPSLINIPSGCAFNPRCPYADVPKDNITRTVRPELTDGGSGHWAACHMTPDERERIWTEEIAPKL from the coding sequence ATGACCGACCTGAACAAGACCGGCGCCGCGGTCGGCGAGCCGGTCGCGGGTGAGCGGCCCTCGGACGCCTTCCTGGACGTACGCGACCTGAAGGTGCACTTCCCCACCGACGACGGCCTGGTCAAGTCCGTCGACGGGCTCAGCTTCTCGCTGGAGAAGGGCAAGACCCTCGGCATCGTGGGCGAGTCCGGCTCCGGCAAGTCCGTCACCTCGATGGGCATCATGGGCCTGCACACGACCGGCCAGTACGGCAAGCGCAAGGCGCAGATCTCCGGTGAGATCTGGCTGAACGGCAAGGAGCTGCTCTCCGCCGACCCGGAGGAGGTGCGCAAGCTCCGCGGCCGCGACATGGCGATGATCTTCCAGGACCCGCTGTCCGCGCTGCACCCGTACTTCACCATCGGCAAGCAGATCGTCGAGGCGTACCGGGTCCACCACGACGTCGACAAGAAGGCCGCCCGCACCCGGGCGATCGAGATGCTCGACCGGGTCGGCATCCCGCAGCCCGACAAGCGCGTCGACTCCTACCCGCACGAGTTCTCGGGCGGTATGCGTCAGCGCGCGATGATCGCGATGTCGCTGGTCAACAACCCCGATCTGCTGATCGCGGACGAGCCGACGACCGCCCTGGACGTCACCGTCCAGGCGCAGATCCTGGACCTGATCCGGGACTTGCAGAAGGAGTTCGGCTCCGCGGTCATCATCATCACCCACGACCTGGGCGTCGTCGCCGAGCTCGCCGACGACATCCTGGTGATGTACGGCGGTCGCTGTGTCGAGCGCGGCCCCGCGGAGAAGGTCTTCTACGAGCCCCGCCACCCCTACACCTGGGGCCTGCTCGGCTCGATGCCGCGCATCGACCGCGAGGAGACCGAGCGCCTCATCCCGGTGAAGGGGTCCCCGCCGTCCCTGATCAACATCCCGTCCGGCTGCGCCTTCAACCCGCGCTGCCCGTACGCCGATGTGCCCAAGGACAACATCACCCGGACCGTGCGCCCCGAGCTGACCGACGGCGGGAGCGGCCACTGGGCCGCCTGCCACATGACGCCGGACGAGCGGGAGCGTATCTGGACCGAAGAGATTGCGCCCAAGCTGTGA
- a CDS encoding ABC transporter permease, whose protein sequence is MLAYLIRRFAAAIVMLLIVMLVTFGIFFLIPRWTGVDPATMYVGKQSDAAALEAVRSKLGLGDPIFVQLFDFVKGIVAGRDYTGGGSTIHCDAPCFGYSFKNEQAIWPVLKDRFPVTLSLVIGAAILWVVFGVLAGVVSALKRGSLWDRTAMTVALAGVSLPIYFTGLLSLAIFSFGLHWIDGQYVPFSDSPGGWFSGLILPWVTLAFLQAAMYARLTRATMLEVMGEDYVRTARAKGLSESIVIGKHAMRSTMAPILTVLGMDIGALIGGAILTETTYSIPGLGRAVLQAINDRDLPVILGVTLITSAAVIFANLVVDLLYAVIDPRVRLA, encoded by the coding sequence GTGCTCGCATATCTCATCAGGCGGTTCGCCGCCGCCATCGTCATGCTGCTGATCGTCATGCTCGTGACGTTCGGCATCTTCTTCCTGATCCCCAGGTGGACGGGTGTCGACCCGGCCACGATGTACGTCGGCAAGCAGTCCGACGCCGCTGCTCTCGAGGCGGTCCGCTCCAAGCTGGGTCTCGGCGACCCGATCTTCGTGCAGCTCTTCGACTTCGTGAAGGGCATCGTGGCCGGCCGCGACTACACCGGTGGCGGCTCGACGATCCACTGCGACGCCCCGTGCTTCGGCTACTCGTTCAAGAACGAGCAGGCGATCTGGCCGGTGCTCAAGGACCGCTTCCCGGTCACCCTGTCGCTGGTCATCGGCGCGGCCATCCTGTGGGTCGTCTTCGGTGTCCTGGCCGGCGTGGTCTCCGCCCTCAAGCGCGGTTCGCTGTGGGACCGGACGGCCATGACCGTGGCGCTCGCGGGCGTCTCGCTGCCCATCTACTTCACCGGCCTGCTCTCGCTGGCGATCTTCTCCTTCGGCCTTCACTGGATCGACGGCCAGTACGTGCCGTTCAGCGATTCACCAGGGGGCTGGTTCAGCGGCCTGATCCTGCCCTGGGTCACCCTGGCCTTCCTCCAGGCGGCGATGTACGCCCGCCTCACCCGGGCGACCATGCTCGAAGTGATGGGCGAGGACTACGTCAGGACCGCCCGGGCCAAGGGCCTGAGTGAATCCATCGTCATCGGCAAGCACGCCATGCGTTCCACGATGGCGCCGATCCTCACGGTGCTCGGCATGGACATCGGCGCCCTCATCGGCGGCGCGATCCTCACCGAGACGACCTACAGCATTCCGGGTCTCGGCCGGGCCGTGCTCCAGGCCATCAACGACCGTGACCTTCCGGTGATCCTCGGCGTCACGCTGATCACCTCGGCGGCGGTGATCTTCGCGAACCTCGTCGTGGACCTCCTGTACGCCGTGATCGACCCCCGAGTGAGGCTCGCATGA
- a CDS encoding ABC transporter substrate-binding protein has protein sequence MTTQGSSRRKTAAGAAIVVAALLSTAACGGGGDSDSKGSKAPGFNAANSKLANASTKKGGELKFVGTQDADSWDPQRGYYGFMWDYARYYTRTLISYKPAPGKESETLVPDIATGLADVSADKKTYTYHLKDGVKWEDGKPVTSKDVKYGIERIWAQDVISGGPVYLKDVLDPTGEYKGPYKDTAPDKLGLKAIETPDDKTIVFKLPAPNVDFQQMLAMPSGTPVRQDKDTQSKYGLKPFSLGPYKWESYSPNKSMVLVRNENWDPKTDEVRKALPDKISLTLLSSADDMDSRLINGDYDVDLNGTGLSVAGRTKALQQHKGNVDNPDTGYIRYAVFPQTVAPFDNEHCRKAVIYAADHKSLQTARGGPQAGGDIATNMLPPIISGSDPKFDPYGVTSNDGAPNIAKAKEELAACGHADGFSTTIAVRNNKQVEVATAQSMQAALAKVNIKVDIDQYDGSQTTGIIGNPEVVKKKNYGIIIMGWGPDFASGQGFLLPLVNSKFILPNGNNNYSMLKDPAIDKLFEDAIAAATPEEAAGLYKQINQKVSEHAVYLPFVFEKNVKWRSSRLTNVYTTTNNNGYYDYASLGVEK, from the coding sequence GTGACAACCCAAGGTTCATCGAGGCGAAAGACGGCCGCCGGCGCCGCCATCGTCGTTGCGGCTCTGCTCTCCACCGCGGCCTGCGGCGGAGGCGGCGACAGCGACAGCAAGGGCAGCAAGGCCCCCGGGTTCAACGCCGCCAACAGCAAGCTCGCCAACGCGTCGACGAAGAAGGGCGGGGAGCTCAAGTTCGTCGGCACGCAGGACGCCGACTCCTGGGACCCGCAGCGCGGTTACTACGGCTTCATGTGGGACTACGCGCGCTACTACACGCGCACGCTGATCTCCTACAAGCCCGCCCCGGGCAAGGAGAGCGAGACGCTCGTCCCGGACATCGCGACCGGTCTCGCGGACGTCTCGGCGGACAAGAAGACGTACACGTACCACCTGAAGGACGGCGTCAAGTGGGAGGACGGCAAGCCCGTCACCTCCAAGGACGTCAAGTACGGCATCGAGCGCATCTGGGCGCAGGACGTCATCTCCGGCGGCCCCGTGTACCTGAAGGACGTCCTCGACCCAACCGGTGAGTACAAGGGTCCCTACAAGGACACCGCCCCCGACAAGCTGGGCCTGAAGGCGATCGAGACGCCGGACGACAAGACCATCGTCTTCAAGCTGCCGGCGCCCAACGTCGACTTCCAGCAGATGCTGGCCATGCCCTCGGGCACCCCGGTCCGCCAGGACAAGGACACCCAGTCGAAGTACGGCCTCAAGCCGTTCTCGCTCGGCCCGTACAAGTGGGAGTCCTACTCCCCGAACAAGTCCATGGTGCTGGTCCGCAACGAGAACTGGGACCCGAAGACCGACGAGGTCCGCAAGGCTCTTCCGGACAAGATCAGCCTGACCCTGCTCAGCAGCGCCGACGACATGGACAGCCGTCTGATCAACGGTGACTACGACGTCGACCTGAACGGCACCGGCCTCAGCGTGGCCGGCCGCACCAAGGCGCTCCAGCAGCACAAGGGCAACGTCGACAACCCGGACACCGGCTACATCCGTTACGCGGTCTTCCCGCAGACGGTGGCCCCGTTCGACAACGAGCACTGCCGCAAGGCCGTCATCTACGCGGCCGACCACAAGTCGCTCCAGACCGCCCGCGGCGGCCCGCAGGCCGGTGGTGACATCGCCACCAACATGCTGCCGCCGATCATCAGCGGTTCGGACCCGAAGTTCGACCCGTACGGCGTGACCTCCAACGACGGCGCCCCGAACATCGCCAAGGCCAAGGAAGAGCTCGCCGCCTGCGGTCACGCGGACGGCTTCTCCACCACCATCGCGGTCCGCAACAACAAGCAGGTCGAGGTGGCCACCGCGCAGTCGATGCAGGCCGCGCTCGCCAAGGTCAACATCAAGGTCGACATCGACCAGTACGACGGCTCGCAGACGACCGGCATCATCGGCAACCCCGAGGTCGTCAAGAAGAAGAACTACGGAATCATCATCATGGGCTGGGGCCCGGACTTCGCGTCCGGCCAGGGCTTCCTGCTCCCGCTGGTGAACTCCAAGTTCATCCTGCCGAACGGCAACAACAACTACTCGATGCTGAAGGACCCGGCGATCGACAAGCTCTTCGAGGACGCCATCGCGGCGGCCACCCCCGAAGAGGCCGCCGGACTCTACAAGCAGATCAACCAGAAGGTGTCCGAGCACGCCGTCTACCTGCCGTTCGTCTTCGAGAAGAACGTCAAGTGGCGCAGCAGCCGGCTCACCAACGTCTACACGACGACCAACAACAACGGTTACTACGACTACGCCTCCCTCGGCGTCGAGAAGTGA
- a CDS encoding ABC transporter permease, translating into MTAPLHDTPADADPTADISVTPSGETRTVEGRSLGRIAWNRLKKDKLALTGGIVVVFLVLVAIFAPLIVDAFGHPPEEFHEDQIDPLLSTPVGSWGGINSHFLLGVEPVNGRDVFSRIIYGARISLLVGFLAAVFAVLVGTVLGVVAGYFGGWLDAIISRVMDMLLSFPQLLFIIALISVVPNQLLGLTGTGVRLLVMILVIGFFGWPYVGRIVRGQTLSLREREYVEAARSLGAGRGYILFKELLPNLIAPVTVYMTLMIPTNILTEAALSFLGVGVKPPTSSWGQMLSTAISTYESDPMFMIIPGAAIFITVMAFNLFGDGVRDAFDPKGSR; encoded by the coding sequence ATGACGGCACCATTGCACGACACACCCGCCGACGCGGACCCGACCGCGGACATCAGTGTCACGCCCAGTGGTGAGACCAGAACGGTCGAGGGACGTTCGCTGGGACGTATCGCCTGGAACCGGCTGAAGAAGGACAAGCTCGCCCTCACCGGTGGCATCGTTGTCGTGTTCCTGGTCCTCGTCGCGATCTTCGCGCCGTTGATCGTCGACGCGTTCGGCCATCCTCCGGAGGAGTTCCACGAGGACCAGATCGACCCGCTGCTCTCCACTCCGGTGGGCAGCTGGGGCGGCATCAACTCGCACTTCCTGCTGGGAGTTGAGCCGGTCAACGGCCGCGACGTGTTCAGCCGCATCATCTACGGCGCGCGGATCTCGCTGCTCGTGGGCTTCCTCGCGGCGGTCTTCGCGGTGCTCGTCGGTACCGTCCTCGGCGTGGTCGCCGGGTACTTCGGCGGCTGGCTCGACGCCATCATCAGCCGAGTGATGGACATGCTGCTCTCCTTCCCGCAGCTGCTCTTCATCATCGCGCTGATCTCCGTGGTGCCCAACCAGCTCCTCGGTCTCACCGGCACCGGGGTGCGGCTGCTCGTGATGATCCTCGTCATCGGCTTCTTCGGATGGCCGTACGTCGGACGGATCGTGCGCGGCCAGACGCTCTCGCTGCGCGAGCGCGAATACGTGGAGGCGGCCCGCAGTCTGGGCGCGGGGCGCGGCTACATCCTCTTCAAGGAGCTGCTGCCCAACCTCATCGCGCCGGTCACCGTCTACATGACGCTGATGATCCCCACGAACATCCTCACCGAGGCGGCGCTCAGCTTCCTGGGCGTGGGCGTCAAGCCGCCCACCTCCTCCTGGGGACAGATGCTGTCGACGGCGATCTCGACCTATGAGTCCGACCCGATGTTCATGATCATCCCGGGTGCGGCGATCTTCATCACCGTGATGGCGTTCAACCTCTTCGGCGACGGCGTCCGCGACGCCTTCGACCCGAAGGGCTCCCGCTGA
- a CDS encoding enhanced serine sensitivity protein SseB C-terminal domain-containing protein — protein sequence MSASGTAAAGQVEHMLRQVTPGRYDVYEALLHALADPASGRLWMLLWNGRAGSPDAQYGNMEVDGVSYAPCVTSAQELAASGWNRAHEVAGALDVARGLYPDHYGIWLNPHAPGGGVGIPWTDLRRIATGLDRMPAGPLRLCEPTVELPQFYALLAQHAHRTPAVRSLRRAWVQPALGTPYLAIGLDLYSTAPQSVDAVRAMMRQSVAGVPDGLAVSTVAMSDEYDPVGMWLKAHARPFYDREAHGGQAPGGPGYGYPPAAPGTY from the coding sequence GTGAGCGCGTCAGGCACCGCGGCGGCCGGGCAGGTCGAGCACATGCTGCGCCAGGTGACGCCCGGGCGCTACGACGTGTACGAGGCGCTGCTCCACGCGCTCGCCGACCCCGCGTCGGGCCGGCTCTGGATGCTGCTGTGGAACGGCAGGGCCGGCTCCCCGGACGCCCAGTACGGGAACATGGAGGTCGACGGGGTCTCCTACGCCCCCTGTGTGACCTCCGCGCAGGAGCTCGCCGCCAGCGGGTGGAACCGGGCGCACGAAGTGGCCGGCGCCCTCGACGTCGCCCGGGGCCTCTACCCCGACCACTACGGGATCTGGCTCAATCCGCACGCCCCCGGCGGCGGCGTCGGCATCCCCTGGACTGATCTGCGCCGGATCGCGACGGGCCTCGACCGGATGCCCGCGGGGCCGCTCAGGCTCTGTGAACCGACCGTGGAGCTCCCCCAGTTCTACGCCCTGCTCGCCCAGCACGCCCACCGCACCCCGGCGGTGCGTTCGCTGCGCCGTGCCTGGGTGCAGCCCGCGCTCGGCACGCCGTACCTCGCGATCGGGCTCGACCTGTACAGCACCGCCCCGCAGTCGGTGGACGCGGTGCGGGCGATGATGCGGCAGTCCGTCGCGGGGGTGCCGGACGGGCTCGCGGTCTCCACGGTCGCGATGTCGGACGAGTACGACCCCGTCGGCATGTGGCTGAAAGCCCACGCCCGGCCGTTCTACGACCGCGAGGCGCACGGCGGCCAGGCCCCCGGGGGACCCGGATACGGCTATCCGCCGGCCGCCCCCGGCACCTACTGA
- a CDS encoding enhanced serine sensitivity protein SseB, producing the protein MNFPEQAFAHPLGGGGWPGNELEEAMSAAVGQPNAGPRLIEVLGRNAVWVPLPAGGSQQSTDLDLPTLELDGAPYVPVYSSEQQFLQCVGSHMSFAVAPAVEFARGLPPQLGIVVNPEGVVGMPLPPPAVAELCRTGRTALDGPASGARVRLFEPDWQEDPVDFLAVAAEEFEAIGVVLSARRALASIEGESPTLFIGVEFSTWDGAGRNAPMEALGRALGRVPVDWPVNLVLLDVTQDPVATWMRERVRPFYARAR; encoded by the coding sequence ATGAACTTTCCGGAGCAGGCGTTCGCGCATCCGCTCGGCGGCGGAGGCTGGCCGGGCAACGAGCTGGAAGAGGCCATGTCCGCGGCCGTCGGGCAGCCGAACGCGGGCCCCCGGCTCATAGAGGTCCTCGGCCGCAACGCGGTGTGGGTGCCGCTGCCGGCCGGCGGCAGTCAGCAGAGCACCGACCTCGACCTGCCCACCTTGGAGCTGGACGGCGCCCCCTATGTGCCCGTGTACAGCTCCGAGCAGCAGTTCCTCCAGTGCGTCGGCTCTCACATGTCCTTCGCCGTGGCGCCCGCCGTCGAGTTCGCCCGCGGGCTGCCGCCGCAGCTCGGCATCGTGGTCAACCCCGAGGGCGTGGTGGGCATGCCCCTGCCCCCGCCCGCCGTCGCCGAGCTGTGTCGTACCGGGCGTACCGCGCTCGACGGACCCGCGTCCGGTGCCCGGGTACGCCTCTTCGAGCCGGACTGGCAGGAGGACCCGGTGGACTTCCTGGCCGTCGCGGCCGAGGAGTTCGAGGCGATCGGCGTGGTACTCAGCGCCCGCCGCGCGCTCGCCTCCATCGAGGGCGAGTCGCCCACGCTCTTCATCGGCGTGGAGTTCTCCACCTGGGACGGAGCAGGACGCAACGCGCCCATGGAGGCCCTGGGCCGGGCGCTCGGCCGGGTGCCCGTCGACTGGCCCGTCAATCTGGTCCTGCTCGACGTGACCCAGGATCCGGTCGCCACCTGGATGCGCGAGCGGGTGCGGCCCTTCTACGCCCGGGCCCGGTAG
- a CDS encoding AAA family ATPase, whose protein sequence is MTVDHERGRVREVPAPGGAGRAVPAPRTPEANEAVTDEAVRDLRGRPERSVPELLFDPGDVVVVSGLPGSGKTTLMRRAVTDRRIDSQDTRLAWQRRLPGIPYALYRPLTRTAHFVRTWWALRSGDSLVVHDCGTQAWVRHWLGRGARRRGRALRLIVLDVPADTALAGQASRGRWVSRYAFARHRGAARRLIAQVEAGRLPTGCASAVLLDRDAASALRRIGFGQ, encoded by the coding sequence ATGACGGTTGACCACGAGAGGGGCCGGGTGCGGGAGGTCCCCGCGCCGGGAGGGGCGGGCCGGGCGGTGCCGGCGCCGCGCACACCGGAGGCGAACGAGGCGGTGACCGACGAGGCGGTACGCGATCTGCGCGGGCGCCCCGAGCGGAGCGTGCCGGAGCTCCTCTTCGACCCGGGCGACGTCGTGGTGGTGTCGGGCCTGCCCGGCAGCGGCAAGACGACGCTGATGCGGCGCGCCGTCACCGACCGCCGCATCGACTCCCAGGACACCCGGCTCGCCTGGCAGCGCCGACTGCCCGGCATCCCCTACGCCCTGTACCGTCCGCTCACCCGGACCGCCCACTTCGTCAGGACCTGGTGGGCGCTGCGCTCCGGCGACAGCCTCGTCGTCCACGACTGCGGCACCCAGGCCTGGGTGCGGCACTGGCTGGGCCGGGGCGCCCGGCGCCGTGGACGCGCGCTGCGCCTGATCGTGCTCGACGTGCCGGCCGACACCGCCCTCGCGGGTCAGGCGAGCCGGGGCCGCTGGGTCTCCCGGTACGCCTTCGCGCGCCACCGCGGCGCGGCCCGGCGCCTGATAGCGCAGGTGGAGGCGGGACGGCTGCCGACCGGCTGCGCGAGCGCCGTGCTGCTCGACCGAGACGCGGCTTCCGCGCTGCGCCGGATCGGCTTCGGGCAGTAG